One genomic region from Candidatus Zixiibacteriota bacterium encodes:
- a CDS encoding P-II family nitrogen regulator has product MKEIKATIKTHMISKVISALHELPHFPGLTTFDCLGQGRGRGQGGTYITPESGLSYHEKKRIEIICPDHQVDEIVAIIAKHAHTGNPGDGIIGVSKVDKVIRIRTGQIADAAL; this is encoded by the coding sequence ATGAAAGAAATCAAGGCTACGATAAAAACACACATGATAAGCAAGGTCATCTCAGCATTACACGAATTGCCCCACTTTCCTGGTCTGACTACTTTTGATTGTCTTGGTCAAGGGAGAGGCAGAGGACAAGGAGGGACTTATATCACTCCGGAGAGCGGACTCTCTTATCATGAAAAGAAACGAATTGAAATCATTTGCCCCGACCATCAAGTAGATGAAATAGTTGCCATAATTGCGAAACACGCTCACACGGGTAATCCTGGTGATGGCATTATTGGAGTTTCGAAGGTGGATAAGGTAATTAGGATTCGCACCGGGCAAATTGCCGACGCTGCGCTGTAA
- a CDS encoding CusA/CzcA family heavy metal efflux RND transporter produces MLDKILNFSIRQRWLILLAVSGISVLGIYNFGKLPIDAVPDITNVQIQINTEAKGMSPIEVEKQITFSIETAMGGIPSVLYTRSISRYGLSQVTVVFEDGTNIYFARQLINERLQEAKSALPPSAGEPTMGPIATGLGEIFMYTVEALPGRLKPDGNSFTSTDLREVQDWVIKPQLRTIAGVTEVNTIGGYDKQYHVTPDPARMMSYGLSFRDIMEALARNNSSVGAGYIEHKGEQYLIRVPGIVSTTDDILNVLIGVDDGTPIYIRDVATVGLGEELRTGAATENGEEVVLGTVFMLMGENSRTVAQRVADKMTEVNKSLPDGVVARTVYDRTNLVDATLETVRNNLAEGAVLVIVILFLLLGNIRAALLVALVIPLSMLFTVIGMVQNKISGNLMSLGAIDFGIIVDGAVVMVENIIRRFAERQHRLGRVLTHSERLEEAFESSREVAKPTLFGVGIIMIVYLPILTLGGVEGKMFIPMAETVLLALGAALILTFTFIPAGVALFLRGKVSEKESIVIRGTKKMYSPVLKAALSYRWPVVIVAMAFLLFSGIVATRMGSEFMPSLDEGDIAMHAMRIPSTSLTQAVSMQHDLEEAVQTLPEVERVFTKIGTAEIATDPMPPSVADIFIMIKPRAQWPNPNKSKTDLVAELESITKKIPGNNYEYTQPIQMRFNELISGVRSDVAVKVFGDNLDVMLSQGNKIASVLESIPGATDVKVEQVTGLPLMSIDIDRAAIARFGLNISDVQEVIEVAVGGKAVGQVYQGDRRFDLVVRLPEDVRRDVEALEFLPIPLPALGAGSSITMIASVFGMSEDRNPAYVPLGAIAKISITEGPNQISRENGKRRVVIQANVRGRDIGSFVQDAQERMDAQIALPAGYWMTWGGQFENLIAAKERLFVVVPVALLLIFLLLFATFNSIKYSLLVFTGVPLALTGGILALWIRGIPLSISAGVGFIALSGIAVLNGLMMVTFINKLREEGEPINEAVTHGALTRLRPVLMTALVASLGFVPMAIATGSGAEVQRPLATVVIGGILSSTLLTLVVLPALYSIFNRRKNGVIVSESTTS; encoded by the coding sequence ATGCTCGATAAAATTCTTAATTTTTCAATCCGCCAACGATGGCTCATACTTTTGGCTGTTTCGGGGATTTCAGTATTGGGTATATACAACTTTGGGAAACTTCCCATTGATGCCGTGCCTGACATCACAAATGTGCAGATACAAATAAACACCGAAGCGAAAGGAATGTCACCCATTGAGGTTGAAAAGCAAATTACATTTTCAATCGAAACTGCAATGGGCGGGATTCCATCCGTTCTATATACGCGTTCTATATCTCGCTATGGTCTATCACAGGTAACAGTCGTTTTTGAGGACGGTACAAATATTTATTTTGCTCGTCAACTCATCAACGAACGCCTGCAAGAAGCCAAGTCGGCTTTGCCGCCCTCGGCGGGAGAACCGACCATGGGTCCGATAGCCACAGGTCTCGGAGAGATATTCATGTATACAGTTGAGGCCTTGCCGGGCAGACTCAAGCCAGATGGCAATTCCTTTACTTCAACGGATTTGCGTGAAGTCCAAGACTGGGTGATAAAACCACAGCTTCGAACAATCGCGGGTGTTACCGAAGTCAACACCATAGGAGGGTATGACAAGCAATACCATGTTACTCCAGATCCGGCGCGTATGATGTCGTACGGATTGAGTTTTCGTGACATCATGGAAGCTCTTGCGAGGAACAACTCCAGTGTCGGTGCGGGGTATATTGAACACAAGGGAGAGCAGTATCTTATCCGTGTCCCAGGAATAGTTAGCACAACAGATGATATCTTGAATGTACTCATAGGAGTCGATGACGGGACACCTATTTATATTCGCGATGTTGCCACAGTCGGTCTCGGAGAGGAACTCCGCACTGGCGCCGCGACAGAAAATGGAGAGGAGGTAGTTCTTGGTACAGTCTTTATGCTCATGGGCGAAAACAGTCGGACTGTCGCCCAACGCGTCGCAGACAAGATGACGGAAGTGAATAAGTCGCTTCCTGATGGTGTTGTTGCAAGGACAGTGTATGACCGCACGAATCTTGTCGATGCAACGCTGGAGACCGTTCGGAACAATCTTGCCGAGGGAGCGGTACTTGTTATCGTCATCCTTTTCCTTCTCCTTGGAAATATAAGAGCCGCACTGCTCGTAGCTCTTGTCATACCGCTCTCGATGCTCTTTACGGTCATTGGCATGGTTCAGAATAAAATCAGCGGAAACTTGATGAGCTTGGGAGCTATCGATTTTGGCATCATTGTCGACGGGGCCGTTGTTATGGTGGAAAATATTATTCGTCGCTTTGCGGAACGTCAGCATCGCCTTGGACGCGTGCTGACTCATTCTGAACGACTCGAAGAAGCCTTTGAAAGCTCGCGTGAAGTAGCTAAGCCGACACTCTTTGGGGTAGGCATAATTATGATAGTGTACTTGCCAATTCTCACACTGGGCGGTGTAGAAGGAAAAATGTTTATTCCGATGGCCGAAACAGTCCTCCTAGCTCTCGGCGCCGCTTTGATTCTCACTTTTACCTTTATACCGGCTGGCGTTGCGCTTTTTTTACGGGGAAAAGTTTCCGAAAAAGAGAGTATCGTTATTCGAGGCACAAAAAAGATGTATTCACCCGTCCTGAAGGCCGCGCTCTCGTATCGTTGGCCAGTTGTCATCGTTGCGATGGCGTTCTTGCTTTTCTCCGGCATAGTAGCCACTCGGATGGGAAGTGAATTCATGCCTTCACTTGATGAAGGAGACATCGCAATGCACGCAATGCGGATTCCATCTACCAGCCTCACCCAAGCTGTTTCCATGCAACATGATCTTGAAGAGGCTGTGCAAACATTGCCAGAAGTGGAAAGAGTTTTTACAAAAATTGGAACGGCGGAAATCGCTACCGACCCCATGCCTCCTTCTGTGGCAGATATTTTCATCATGATAAAGCCGAGAGCTCAATGGCCGAATCCCAACAAGAGTAAGACGGATTTGGTCGCCGAGCTTGAATCCATCACGAAAAAGATTCCCGGAAATAATTACGAATACACACAGCCGATTCAAATGCGATTCAACGAACTGATTTCTGGAGTCCGCAGTGATGTTGCTGTAAAGGTGTTTGGCGACAATCTTGATGTAATGCTCTCTCAAGGCAATAAAATAGCATCCGTTCTCGAATCAATTCCGGGTGCGACTGATGTGAAGGTTGAGCAAGTTACCGGTCTGCCGCTCATGTCCATAGATATTGACCGCGCCGCGATTGCTCGATTTGGCTTGAACATAAGCGATGTTCAGGAGGTAATCGAAGTCGCAGTTGGCGGCAAGGCCGTGGGGCAGGTATACCAAGGAGACCGCCGATTTGATCTTGTTGTCAGACTGCCCGAAGATGTACGACGGGATGTTGAAGCTCTGGAGTTTCTGCCAATTCCCCTTCCTGCGCTTGGTGCAGGCTCTTCCATCACGATGATTGCTTCTGTCTTTGGAATGAGTGAAGATCGAAACCCGGCCTATGTGCCTCTTGGGGCAATCGCCAAAATAAGTATCACCGAAGGGCCAAATCAGATCAGCCGTGAAAATGGCAAACGTCGTGTGGTCATTCAAGCCAATGTTCGCGGACGAGACATCGGCTCCTTTGTCCAAGATGCTCAAGAGCGCATGGATGCCCAAATTGCTCTACCCGCAGGCTATTGGATGACCTGGGGCGGACAGTTCGAGAATCTGATTGCCGCCAAAGAACGCCTCTTTGTAGTTGTCCCAGTCGCTCTCCTGCTTATCTTCCTGTTGTTATTTGCGACTTTCAACTCAATAAAGTACTCTTTGCTGGTATTCACTGGAGTTCCGCTGGCGCTCACCGGCGGTATTTTAGCTCTATGGATTCGGGGGATACCGTTGTCAATTTCTGCAGGAGTGGGCTTTATTGCGCTATCCGGGATTGCAGTTTTAAATGGTCTTATGATGGTAACTTTTATCAATAAATTGCGCGAAGAGGGCGAACCTATAAACGAAGCGGTTACTCATGGAGCGTTGACACGACTTCGACCAGTATTAATGACAGCGCTTGTTGCCTCGCTCGGCTTCGTACCGATGGCAATCGCAACTGGAAGCGGGGCGGAGGTCCAGCGTCCATTGGCGACCGTAGTAATTGGCGGTATTTTATCTTCAACCTTGCTGACCTTGGTTGTATTGCCAGCGCTGTATAGTATCTTCAATAGAAGGAAGAATGGCGTAATCGTATCGGAATCGACAACGAGTTGA
- a CDS encoding PKD domain-containing protein — translation MKKFTSLTMGLLLTLFFAAGMVSSETTYKKAGNESEQILPLAPVSAHSPAVLCGDYGGDGSVDISDLTILLDYLFISHSPIFDFSDIDDRLLVTARDVMFLMENVFNSLPLTCPATLPPMNPAVDPTTIVRVLPVVLPAGLLTVSVKLEFENEDPFHGVILPFLVRVGGTPADGLSNIVLGSDFQHQLIGGARDKGAGRLFVYSLTNGHRSFEPGNHILVDFDVTMSSSTTFDRTVSCEFISLPPTQNGTNVHTPYVLEKNLPFTPRLPVLGAFQGFTFHAVKTKINVGNPVFFSGFLSAPVDDNTWQWDFGDGNTGVGRNPIHIYDGSAVGPFTVSASVNLLAGGTANASRFAYISLNPVIADFQANPRAGILPTNVTFTDLSTGAPVTWFWDFGDGNTSTVQNPVHTYTTAGTYTVCLTASNPLYSDTRCLLNHVRFTSTPTPDFDLSAFGPSRVRRGFNKKIYFTVVNIGTGDAIGDKLTIDLSGLPSEVTYVGSVPAPNVDMGTIKKWNLPTLSWDPTQLTFDDYTVQIELTVDALTNVGELIPITASVDQATGEVTLFNNNVKETEEVVAAIDPNDKQIQPLGCGDQQAQLESSDLSFMIQFENKPEATASALYVIVVDTLSPFFDWSTLAPGPSSHPVDFSFDEQTGEMIWIFDGINLPPNVNPPEGEGFVSYSIRPMADLPPETTISNQAYIRFDFENWLAAPGTGPLQILVDGDVNVNGIPDVCDQCCVALTGNCDGSLDDVVDISDLTALIDNLFISLTALPCLAEGNTDGSLGGVVDISDLTALIDNLFISLSGTSPCE, via the coding sequence ATGAAGAAGTTTACTTCTTTGACAATGGGGCTATTGCTGACGTTATTTTTTGCGGCGGGAATGGTGTCTTCGGAGACGACCTACAAAAAAGCAGGTAATGAATCAGAACAAATACTGCCGCTGGCACCCGTCAGTGCGCACTCTCCGGCGGTCTTATGTGGAGATTACGGTGGTGACGGCTCGGTAGATATTAGTGATTTGACAATTCTCCTTGATTATCTCTTTATATCTCATAGTCCAATTTTTGATTTTAGCGACATTGACGACAGGCTCTTGGTGACGGCTCGAGATGTGATGTTTTTGATGGAGAACGTTTTTAACTCGCTTCCTCTCACCTGTCCGGCAACGCTTCCGCCGATGAATCCGGCTGTGGATCCAACTACAATTGTAAGAGTTTTGCCAGTAGTGCTTCCAGCCGGGCTATTGACCGTGAGCGTTAAATTGGAATTTGAGAACGAAGATCCATTTCATGGGGTAATCCTCCCGTTTTTGGTCAGAGTAGGCGGGACGCCAGCAGATGGACTGAGTAATATAGTTTTGGGCTCTGACTTTCAACACCAATTGATTGGAGGGGCTCGTGATAAAGGAGCGGGAAGACTCTTCGTATATTCGCTAACGAACGGCCATCGTTCTTTTGAACCAGGTAATCATATACTTGTTGATTTTGATGTGACCATGTCAAGTTCAACAACATTTGATCGCACTGTTAGTTGTGAATTTATCTCACTTCCGCCAACGCAGAACGGAACGAACGTACATACTCCCTACGTCCTCGAAAAGAACTTGCCGTTTACTCCGCGTCTGCCGGTTCTGGGAGCATTTCAGGGATTTACTTTTCATGCAGTCAAAACGAAGATAAACGTCGGCAATCCGGTTTTCTTTTCCGGCTTTTTGAGTGCGCCAGTTGACGACAACACTTGGCAATGGGACTTCGGTGACGGAAACACCGGCGTCGGTAGGAACCCGATCCACATCTATGATGGTTCGGCCGTGGGGCCATTTACCGTTTCAGCATCTGTAAATCTTTTAGCTGGAGGAACAGCAAACGCTTCACGGTTTGCTTACATCAGCCTGAATCCGGTGATAGCCGATTTCCAAGCCAATCCTCGCGCAGGAATTCTACCCACCAACGTAACTTTCACAGACCTGTCGACAGGGGCCCCCGTCACTTGGTTCTGGGATTTTGGTGATGGCAATACATCAACAGTACAGAATCCGGTACACACATACACCACTGCCGGCACATACACGGTCTGTTTGACTGCTTCCAATCCATTGTACAGCGACACCCGTTGTTTACTCAATCACGTCAGGTTTACGTCCACTCCGACTCCAGACTTCGACCTTTCTGCGTTCGGGCCATCTAGGGTGAGACGTGGATTTAACAAGAAAATTTATTTTACAGTTGTAAATATCGGTACAGGAGATGCTATTGGAGATAAACTCACCATTGATTTATCGGGACTTCCGAGTGAAGTAACGTATGTAGGAAGCGTACCCGCTCCGAATGTTGATATGGGTACCATCAAGAAGTGGAATTTACCGACATTGAGTTGGGACCCCACCCAGTTAACATTCGATGATTATACCGTTCAAATTGAACTAACCGTTGATGCTCTGACCAATGTTGGAGAATTGATTCCAATAACGGCTTCAGTTGACCAAGCGACCGGCGAAGTAACGTTATTCAACAATAATGTAAAAGAAACCGAAGAAGTTGTTGCTGCTATTGATCCCAATGATAAACAGATTCAGCCGTTGGGCTGTGGCGATCAGCAAGCCCAGCTCGAGTCCAGCGACCTGAGCTTTATGATTCAATTTGAAAATAAGCCTGAAGCTACAGCGTCGGCATTGTATGTCATTGTCGTCGACACTCTCAGTCCGTTCTTCGATTGGAGCACACTGGCGCCGGGACCAAGCAGTCATCCGGTTGATTTTAGTTTTGATGAGCAAACCGGAGAGATGATTTGGATATTTGACGGCATTAATTTGCCGCCTAATGTAAATCCACCTGAAGGGGAAGGTTTTGTCAGCTATTCTATCAGACCAATGGCCGACTTGCCTCCGGAAACGACAATTTCTAATCAAGCCTATATCCGTTTTGATTTTGAAAACTGGCTTGCCGCGCCGGGAACGGGACCGCTTCAAATTCTGGTTGATGGGGATGTCAATGTCAATGGCATACCAGATGTTTGTGACCAATGCTGTGTGGCTCTGACTGGCAACTGTGATGGTTCGCTCGATGATGTAGTCGACATTTCTGATTTGACAGCTTTGATCGATAATCTCTTTATTTCTCTGACAGCGCTGCCATGTCTTGCAGAAGGGAATACCGATGGGAGCCTTGGCGGCGTGGTTGATATTTCGGATCTGACCGCGTTGATCGACAATCTCTTTATATCGCTCAGTGGTACTTCCCCATGTGAGTAG